The proteins below come from a single Triticum aestivum cultivar Chinese Spring chromosome 5D, IWGSC CS RefSeq v2.1, whole genome shotgun sequence genomic window:
- the LOC123120791 gene encoding probable tyrosine-protein phosphatase DSP4, which produces MRQEAASLVITHEDDRQHHHSRPPPPDEEEEDTGAVAPPSCATILLRREGGEAEAGEGEEPLQLVPPLNFAMVDQGVYRSGFPDASNLPFLETLRLRSVLCLCPEPYPEANQEFLRARGIRLFQLGIDGSKEPFVSIPEDTIREALKVVLDTRNHPVLIHCKRGKHRTGCVVGCLRKLQRWCLTSVFDEYQRFAAAKARVSDLRFIELFDISSLKHLPASFSC; this is translated from the exons ATGAGACAGGAGGCCGCCAGCCTGGTGATCACCCACGAAGACGACCGGCAGCACCACCAcagccgcccgccgcctcccgacgaggaggaggaggacacggGCGCCGTGGCCCCGCCGTCCTGCGCGACAATCCTGCTGCGGCGGgagggcggcgaggccgaggcgggggAAGGCGAGGAGCCGCTGCAGCTGGTCCCGCCGCTCAACTTCGCGATGGTGGACCAGGGCGTGTACCGCTCCGGGTTCCCGGACGCCTCCAACCTGCCCTTCCTCGAGACCCTCCGCCTCCGCTCCGTCCT GTGCCTCTGCCCGGAGCCGTACCCGGAGGCCAACCAGGAGTTCCTCCGTGCCCGCGGGATCAGGCTCTTCCAACTCGGAATCGACGGCTCCAAG GAACCCTTTGTGAGCATTCCCGAAGACACAATCCGCGAGGCTCTGAAAGTTGTTCTAG ACACAAGAAACCACCCGGTGCTTATTCACTGCAAGCGTGGAAAG CATCGAACTGGCTGTGTTGTTGGATGCTTGAGGAAACTGCAGCGCTGGTGTCTAACATCAGTATTTGACGAATACCAGCGTTTTGCTGCTGCGAAAGCAAGAGTTTCTGATCTAAGGTTTATTGAGCTATTCGACATCTCAAGCTTAAAGCATTTACCAGCGTCTTTCTCATGTTGA
- the LOC123120789 gene encoding armadillo repeat-containing protein 3: protein MTPPPSPSPPPPAAADALAQILHALLPPLLLAAASANALHSRWRALHATLLALQSSLVSAPAPAASHPLFADLVASLLPALRSLHALSARCQDPALPGGRLRLQSDLDIAASSLTLLLHDLSLLLRSGLLSVDSSASSPNAIVLQVPAAAASRSDKSLFIRDAFARLQIGGLDLKLKALASLLELLGNDPAAEAANIVAADGDVAALLRMLDASAHSALRDRAAAVVALLATACSASRKAVFDEGGLGPLLRVLDSASAPATRERAVVAIEAMTADAGSAWAVSAYGGVSILINACRPGSGSLAVQALAVAAIKNVVSIDDVRSALAEEGGLPVLVDLLASGTTDTQKNAALCLWSIASMGDLETQQQIVQDGALPPLLQALHITTDLDLQNSVLRAIHVLAVVPSAARILCSSPLFFAQLTDLMRRGGSILLQQMAADMIADLAPGMSDDTKRCMAPCVGTLVKMMEVAKPASVQESAGRALLALMTLKSNRKELVRDEKNLTRLVQMLNPRNEEIDKKHPVSVLLALAMGGGNGTRRRLADAGACQHLQKLADAEVPCAKKALQRMSSSRFKSLLSRGWNN, encoded by the coding sequence atgacgccgccgccctcgccctcgcccccgccgccggccgccgcggacgCGCTCGCCCAGATCCTGCACGCGCTGCTCCCGCCGCTCCTCCTGGCCGCGGCGTCCGCCAACGCGCTCCACTCCCGCTGGCGCGCGCTGCACGCCACGCTGCTCGCGCTCCAGTCCTCGCTCGTCTCCGCGCCCGCCCCGGCCGCCAGCCACCCGCTCTTCGCCGATCTGGTGGCCTCGCTGCTCCCGGCCCTCCGCTCCCTCCACGCATTGTCCGCGCGCTGCCAGGACCCGGCCCTCCCCGGCGGGCGCCTGCGCCTCCAGAGCGACCTCGACATCGCCGCTTCCTCGCTCACGCTTCTCCTGCACGACCTCTCGCTGCTCCTTCGCTCGGGCCTCCTCTCCGTCgattcctcggcgtcctcccccaACGCCATTGTGCTGCAGGTGCCCGCGGCAGCTGCATCCCGCTCCGACAAGTCGCTCTTCATCAGGGACGCCTTTGCGCGGCTCCAGATCGGGGGCCTCGACCTCAAGCTCAAGGCCCTCGCCTCGCTGCTGGAGTTGCTGGGGAATGACCCAGCTGCTGAGGCCGCAAACATCGTAGCCGCCGATGGCGATGTGGCTGCGCTGCTCCGCATGCTCGACGCATCGGCCCACTCGGCGCTGAGGGACCGCGCAGCAGCGGTCGTGGCCCTCCTTGCCACTGCCTGCAGTGCATCCCGGAAAGCGGTGTTCGACGAGGGCGGCCTTGGCCCACTGTTGCGCGTGCTTGACTCTGCCTCGGCACCGGCCACGAGGGAGCGTGCCGTTGTTGCCATTGAGGCCATGACCGCCGATGCTGGCAGCGCGTGGGCTGTATCAGCATATGGAGGGGTTTCCATCTTGATTAATGCGTGCCGTCCTGGCTCTGGTTCGTTGGCTGTGCAGGCGCTCGCTGTAGCAGCTATCAAGAATGTGGTCTCGATCGACGATGTGCGCTCAGCATTGGCTGAGGAGGGTGGGTTGCCAGTTCTGGTTGATTTACTTGCCAGTGGCACCACTGACACACAGAAGAATGCTGCTCTCTGCCTGTGGTCGATAGCGTCCATGGGAGACCTTGAGACACAGCAACAGATTGTACAAGATGGTGCATTACCGCCACTATTGCAGGCTCTGCACATCACCACCGATCTCGATCTTCAGAATTCTGTCCTACGCGCTATCCACGTGCTCGCAGTAGTCCCTTCGGCCGCCAGGATCCTATGTTCATCCCCGCTCTTCTTTGCACAACTAACAGACCTTATGCGCCGTGGTGGTAGCATCCTGTTGCAGCAGATGGCTGCAGATATGATTGCCGACCTTGCACCTGGCATGAGTGATGACACCAAGCGGTGCATGGCACCATGTGTTGGCACGCTGGTTAAGATGATGGAGGTAGCCAAGCCTGCATCCGTACAGGAGTCAGCTGGTCGTGCACTACTTGCTTTGATGACCTTGAAATCCAATCGAAAGGAGTTGGTCAGGGATGAGAAGAATCTGACAAGGTTGGTGCAGATGCTTAACCCCCGGAATGAGGAGATTGACAAAAAACACCCAGTCTCAGTACTGCTAGCACTTGCTATGGGTGGTGGGAATGGAACACGACGGCGTCTTGCAGATGCTGGTGCTTGTCAGCATCTACAGAAGCTGGCTGATGCTGAGGTGCCTTGTGCAAAGAAGGCTTTGCAAAGGATGTCCAGTAGCCGATTCAAAAGCTTACTTTCCAGAGGGTGGAACAACTAG